One stretch of Emys orbicularis isolate rEmyOrb1 chromosome 5, rEmyOrb1.hap1, whole genome shotgun sequence DNA includes these proteins:
- the LOC135878915 gene encoding alcohol dehydrogenase 1A-like, which translates to MSGALTVPFPIILGHEAAGIVESVGEGVTCVKPGDKVIPLFVPQCGECSSCVSPKGNLCTTNDLGAVRGLMKDGTTRFTCKGKQIHQFISTSTFTEYTVVHETAVVKIDAVAPPEKVCLIGCGFSTGYGAAVNTAKVERGSTCAVFGLGGVGLSVVMGCKAAGASRIIGVDINKDNKFAKAKELGATECINPQDFTKPIEDVLRELTGGNGVDYSFEVIGRTDTMTAALASCHMNYGTSVIVGVPPSASQITYDAMLLFTGRTWKGSVFGGWKSKDSVPKLVADYMGKKFNLDALITHTLPFDKINEGFELLRAGKSIRTVLVF; encoded by the exons ATGAGTGGTGCATTAACTGTGCCTTTTCCAATAATTCTTGGCCACGAAGCAGCTGGTATTGTAGAGAGCGTTGGAGAAGGGGTGACTTGTGTGAAACCAG GAGATAAAGTCATCCCGCTCTTTGTTCCACAGTGTGGCGAGTGTAGCTCTTGCGTAAGCCCCAAGGGCAATCTGTGCACTACAAATGA CCTTGGTGCAGTTCGCGGATTAATGAAGGATGGCACCACTAGGTTTACCTGCAAAGGAAAACAGATTCATCAATTTATTAGTACAAGCACCTTCACTGAATATACAGTGGTGCACGAGACAGCAGTTGTCAAAATTGATGCAGTTGCTCCTCCGGAAAAAGTGTGTCTGATCGGCTGTGGATTTTCCACCGGTTACGGGGCTGCCGTCAATACTGCCAAG GTGGAACGTGGTTCTACCTGTGCTGTCTTCGGTCTGGGAGGAGTTGGCCTCTCAGTTGTCATGGGCTGTAAAGCCGCTGGTGCTTCCCGGATCATTGGGGTTGACATCAACAAAGACAACAAATTTGCCAAGGCTAAAGAGTTAGGAGCCACCGAGTGCATCAACCCGCAGGACTtcacaaagcccattgaagatgTGCTGAGGGAGCTGACTGGTGGTAATGGTGTGGACTATTCCTTTGAAGTCATTGGACGCACCGATACCATG aCAGCTGCCCTGGCATCCTGCCACATGAATTACGGAACGAGCGTGATCGTAGGAGTGCCTCCGTCAGCGTCACAGATCACCTACGATGCGATGCTGCTCTTCACTGGACGCACCTGGAAGGGGTCTGTTTTTGGAG GCTGGAAGAGCAAAGATTCTGTCCCTAAACTAGTTGCAGactacatggggaaaaaattcaaccTGGATGCATTAATAACCCACACTTTGCCTTTCGATAAAATCAACGAAGGATTTGAACTACTgcgggcagggaagag TATCCGCACTGTCCTGGTGTTTTAG